From the Acidimicrobiia bacterium genome, the window GTTCTCGGGCTGAACCGGCCCGAGTTTCGAGATGGCCTGACGGAGTTCCTCCGTTCGCTCGAGGAACTGCGATGAGGCGACTCGTCGATGTGCAACGTGAAGTGCTCGGCAGTGTCCGTCAACTCGGGAGCATGTCGGTGCCGGTCTCCCGGGCCCTCGGCCTGGTTCTGGCCGAAGATGTGGTGGCCCCCCACGATGTTCCCCCCTTCGCCAACTCGGCCATGGACGGATACGCGGTTCGCGCGAAGGACACGCAACCCGCCCCCGCGGAACTGAAGGTGATAGAGGATGTAGCCGCCGGGCACGTCGCGGCTTGGACGGTGACTTCCGGTACGGCGGTAAAGATCATGACGGGAGCACCTATGCCCGCGGGAGCGACTGCGGTCGTCAGGGTCGAGGACACCGCCGAGGAGAGCGGTTCGGTGCGCATCCTGGACGGTGTTCTGGATGGCGAGAATGTCAGGGCGGCCGGCGGGGATCTGGCCGCCGGGTCGGTGGTGTTTGCGGCCGGAACCCGACTTACGCCTCACCATCTCGGTGTGCTGGCCTCGATCGGTGTCTTCGAACCGAGGGTTCATCGGCGTCCGGTGGCGGCCGTCCTGTCGACCGGAGACGAGGTGGTGCCGGCGGAGGCGCCGCTGCTGCCCGGTCAGATCCACGACAGCAACCGCCCGCAGCTTCTGGCATTGCTCGATGAACTGGGCGTCGAGACTATCGATCTCGGCATCGTCGGCGACGACGCGGCCGCTTTGCGGGCGGCGGTCGCACGGGGAGCGGTGGAGGCCGATGTTCTGCTCACTTCAGGCGGAGTCTCGATGGGCGAGTACGACCTGGTCAAAGGAATCGTCTCCGAGGCCGGTGATGTCAACATCTGGCGGGTCGCCATCAAGCCGGCCAAGCCGTTCGCGTTCGGCAACGTGGGCGGCACGCCGTTCTTCGGCCTGCCGGGAAACCCGGTGTCGGTCGTGGTGGCGTTCGAGCAGTTCGCCCGTCCCGCGCTGCTGAAGATGATGGGAGCGAAAGCACTGTTCCGGCCCCGCATTGCAGCAGTACTGGAAGCGGACGTTCAGACGGACCCGGAGAAGACGGTGTTCTTGCGGGTGGTGGCCGAACTGAAAGGCGACAAATGGACTGCCAGGCCGGCGGACGGCCAGGCATCGAACCAACTCACCGCTCTGGCGAATGCCAATGCGTTCGCGGTTGTGCCGGTTGGGACCTCCGGTGTCGCGGCCGGCAGCCGGGTGGATCTGGAGATGTTCCGGTGGCCGGAAACCCGCAGCGAGGAAGAGGTAACGAATGCCGGATGATCTCACTCACTTCGACGAAGAGGGCCGGGCAAGGATGGTTGACGTCGGCGGGAAGGTCGAGACGGCCCGCGTTGCCGTTGTCGAGGCTTTCGTCGAGATGACGGCAGAGACCAGGGATCTGATGTTTTCGGGGAACCTCGCAAAAGGGGACGCGGTGGCGGTTGCCCGCGTGGCCGGCCTCATGGCCGCCAAACGGACGGCCGGTTTGATACCACTTTGTCATCCGCTTCGGATCTCTCACGCGACTATCGAGATCGATCCGGATCCGGTTGGAGCCAGGATCGTGGCCACTGTCGAGACGGTGGACCGGACGGGTGTGGAAATGGAAGCCATGGTGGCCGCCTCTGTCGCGGCGCTGACCGTCTATGACATGGTCAAGGGGGTTGAACGGGGTGCCCAGGTGACTGCCACGCGCTTGCTGCACAAGTCGGGCGGCAAGAGCGGGGAGTGGAATCGATGAGGGCAGTGGTTCTCACGGTCAGCGATCGGGTAAGCGCCGGGGAAGCCATCGATGTCTCGGGACCTGCTGCTGCAGCCTTGCTCGAGGGTCTGGGCTTCTCGGCTTCGGTC encodes:
- the glp gene encoding gephyrin-like molybdotransferase Glp, with product MRRLVDVQREVLGSVRQLGSMSVPVSRALGLVLAEDVVAPHDVPPFANSAMDGYAVRAKDTQPAPAELKVIEDVAAGHVAAWTVTSGTAVKIMTGAPMPAGATAVVRVEDTAEESGSVRILDGVLDGENVRAAGGDLAAGSVVFAAGTRLTPHHLGVLASIGVFEPRVHRRPVAAVLSTGDEVVPAEAPLLPGQIHDSNRPQLLALLDELGVETIDLGIVGDDAAALRAAVARGAVEADVLLTSGGVSMGEYDLVKGIVSEAGDVNIWRVAIKPAKPFAFGNVGGTPFFGLPGNPVSVVVAFEQFARPALLKMMGAKALFRPRIAAVLEADVQTDPEKTVFLRVVAELKGDKWTARPADGQASNQLTALANANAFAVVPVGTSGVAAGSRVDLEMFRWPETRSEEEVTNAG
- the moaC gene encoding cyclic pyranopterin monophosphate synthase MoaC, with the translated sequence MPDDLTHFDEEGRARMVDVGGKVETARVAVVEAFVEMTAETRDLMFSGNLAKGDAVAVARVAGLMAAKRTAGLIPLCHPLRISHATIEIDPDPVGARIVATVETVDRTGVEMEAMVAASVAALTVYDMVKGVERGAQVTATRLLHKSGGKSGEWNR